In the genome of Arachis hypogaea cultivar Tifrunner chromosome 9, arahy.Tifrunner.gnm2.J5K5, whole genome shotgun sequence, the window aactttatctcatcttttcctttttgctaCTTCTCAAATGAGATATGCATGACATTAATTATTAGATTCTGAACTTAATTTTCATAAGCAATTTAAATATGCCCCACCCAAATATAAAAATGTAAATTACTAATTAAGGATTTTTAATAGAGTACACTATCGATTAAGAAAGGCACAATCCTTTCTATtgtgatgatggtggtggtggctgggCTAAGTGTACGGTGCTATACAGCTATAGTGGATGTGGTCAAGAAGACTCAAGGTCAAGACAGCTTCCTAGTTTTAGATCGTGTTGTGTTGTTGGGGGTTCCTGTCTTCCACTCACTCCCTTCTTGGCACATAAATAATCcttaaaaacatgttttttcttttgtcttaGCCTCACCCTTACCCCTTTTCCACTTCTTCTTCAAACTGCTTTCTGCTCATTCAGGTAATCATTTCTtatctcttcatttttttttcagaacAAGGATTTACTTCACTCACTTGTGGGACATGGGTATGCTTCTTCTTAAGTCAAAATTCAATCTTTCTTACTATCGTTAGTGTGAGGAACCTTCTATCTATTTgcatccttttctttttttttttgggttttcaaaatgGTGTGGTCATTCGAGTATTCTCGTGCCAAAAAATGAGGTTTTACTGGGAATGACAAATATGCTTCTTATATCTGATAATTTTATGTTGACGATTCTGGGTAGGGATTGGATTATGCTTCTAGGggtggtttttctagggtttgaTTGTGGTTTCTTCTCTGTTTTCTCTTGTCGAGTGAATCATAGATTTTCGTCATCAAAATGTTGAGCAAATGACAAAATGAGCTATTGTATTGTTTCCACTTGCCCAAATTAACTGTTATATTCtataatctatatatataattatatatattgctTTGTTGGACACTGTTTTCTGGAATTGGGGAAGGTCCTGAAAAAAAGGTATAGTACTATAGTGTTTTAGTTTGGTTTCATTTCACTTTTGGGGTTAATGATGTCTCTGCTCAGCACTTTTTCTACATACAAATGGTTAATATATTTAATCTTGTTAAAAGCATTTATTTTCCGTTGTAATATCTTTGCATTGATGATTATAGCttccatttttttaattatacatttCCATATTCCAATCAAATAGGTGGCCTGCACTAGCTGCTTGAAGAAGACAGAATCAGGGGTTTCCGAGTTAGTTAAGCAAAGCATGATGAAACGGCTTCCAAGTAGGAGTAATAGATCCAAAGGCATCAGGGTAAAACATGTTCTGCAAATTGTTCTGTTGCTTGGTGTTTGCTTCTGGTTAATCTACCAGGTTAAGCACAATCATGATAAGAAGAAGGAATATGATGAGAATGATGAAAAGTTATTGGTCCAAACACAGGCAAATCAGATTTTGAAACTTGGTAGGAAAGACCTTCATCCAGTTAAGGATGAAGTAAATCGGAATGAAAAGCgtgatgaagaagaggaggatgaaaatgtTGTAGAGGATGTGGTAAATAAACCTGAACCGACTTATGAAGAAGACGACGATGAAGGAAGCAAGAATGAAACTGAAGAAAGTGAAGACAACAAGCATGAGGTGAGAGAtcagagggaagaagaaaataagctCGATGCCGAAGAACAACAGGAGGAAGATGAAAACAAAAGTGAAGAGATGGAAGATGAAGGAAGAGGAGTAGGAGATGATGAGATAGATGAAaatgatcaagagaaaacagaggTGGGTACAGATCATGATGAAGAGTTTGTGgatgaagagaaagagaaagagaaagaagaagttgatgaaaaggaaaatgaaaacgGCGAGGGTGAGGGTGAGGGAAAGGGGGAATTAGTTGAAAACCACAACACCCGTGAAGCTCGAGAGGAACATTACAAGGGAGATGATGCTTCTAGTGCTGTAACTCATGATGCTCATACAACTAATACTGAAACTGAGGCATTGAGTTTGGGAAACTCTGATGTAAACTTAGTCACTAATAAAACAAAACCCGAAAATGAGGCGACTTATTCAGATGAAAGCAACAGCAATCAAAAGGATTCAGATTTGAAGGTTACAGAAGGTGATCTGACTCGCAATCCTTCAAATGCAACTTCTGGTATAGAGGGTGGAAACAACACTCTGTCCAATCCAGTGGATAGCTCAAATCTGAACAACACGGCCACAACAAACTCCAACAACCACTTGGAAGCAAGCAGTGACATGAAAAATATGACCACAGAAGCAAGCAATAACTTGAGTGGTGCTGGTGTCGACACTTTGAGTTCATCTGATCAGAATAAGACAGTGATTCTATCTGAATCAGATCATTCTCAAAATTCTACCAGGAACACAACCATTTCCGGTGATGACAGAGTCCAAACAGATGGGTTAGTGCAGAGTGATAACAGAAACAGAGTCTCTGAAGAGAACCTGCATGATTCCAATGCAACAGCCACTGTTAAGACCGAAAATGGAGACGCATCTGCAGGAGAATCCTTAACTCTAGGCAGTGGTGAGTCAGAGAATGCAAGATTGTTGGCATCGAATGAAACTGGGAACGGTTCGAGAAATGAAATCTCTGATGTCTCTGAGGGTGACAACCACGAAGGTAACTCTGGCTCCGAGGATGAGATTTTTAAAGGTGACAGCCAAACGGATGAAATGTCAGATGAGTCATCTGCCAATGGTACTTCGGATTCAGTTGATGGCATTGATTCCTCAGATGATGCGAAGTTTCGAACGGATCTTGATACATTACCAGATTTCAGAAATGAAGGAGAAAATGGTGGTGAAATAGCAGCAGAGTAAATTGGCAAAAAAAGAAGATAGCTATTTGAGTTTTTGTTGTGAACCTGGTGCTTGCATTGCACTTTGCAGATCCCACGTAGTTGTTAGAACCTCGTTGCTTGAGCAGAAAATGTGTCAATAGAAACATCCAGAGCTACAAACTTAGTTTTACTAGACATTTGTGTGATATGTCTAATTTGTTTATGCTGTTCTTGATTTCCTTCATTTTGTGCTAACTTCTTGTCATGTTATTCTTTCTATAATTACATCTTGCTAGATTGAGGAACCATATTACATCGTAAAAAGGTATGTACATCATTTGAGATCTCAGTATTAAATTATTGAGAATCTATTAATTCTTTTTTCAATTGTTTGGAATAAAACttgaaataaattatttgaaCCCTAAAATTTAAGTCTTAATATAGATATCATCATCAATCCTTGCTAATAAGTAAACATAACATTTGAACCAAATTGAAACATTAAACACAAAAAAGAACACTGAATTAAATTGATATTGTTCACGAAAATTTGTGCAAGCAGTAATAAGATAAAACTTCTTGATGAAAATCAAAACAGGGTTGATGAATTATTCTATAACATTCCATGCATCATCATGATTTCAGCAGCCCTTTGAAGAAGCCTACTCCTCAATTCATAAATGGCTACCAAAAACTGCTCCAACTGCTCAACACTCATCTCATGAATCTCTTCATTCCACCATTCCCCTCTCCCCCAAACCTTAGCAAAACCTTCAACATCAGCCTTGTTCTTCTTTTCCAACTCCAACGCCTTCATCGCCTCTTCGTATTTTCTGTTATGCTCTTCGCATGACACCGGCTTCTTCCTTTCGGAGGACTTCATTGGCTCAAAATCTGGCGCTCCTTTCAGGTACCGCTCCACCACAGCCTCCGTGCTGGGTTCTCCAAAGCAGAACAACTTGTCGGCCGGCGAGAACACTATAATGGCAACGTGAGCATTGCATAATATGCATAGCTCACTGGCTTTCTTAAACATCCCGGCTCGCCGCTTTGAGAAGGTGACTTGCTTGTTTGCTTCTTTCTCAAGCTTCTTGATCTCAATCCTCTTCCTCCctgttgttttctttttctgcttCAACATCTCCATGCAAATAGAAAACTATTATGCCTTGCTTAACAAAATTGTGGTTCCGATGTTATATTATATCATCTATTTATAGGAAGATTAATTCATGTTTTGACTAATGACTTATCCTTCAATCTAGTGAAATCCTACAAATTTGTCCTAATTAAGATTCTAAATCAATTAAGCATGATCCTTtatcaataaaatatatatttccaAGTGTAtgtaattttgaatttgaaaaaaaaagggtaaGAAAATGGAAACAAATTTTGATTGCAATAGACGGCcgaaaaattaatgttttgacaTTTTCTTAACAGTGTATACCAAAAGTGACGGACAATTAATTTCATGATTTGGTAGAGAATTACACTTATGCAATGTATAATAATGTCCTAATTATTGTGGAAATAGATTCTAAAATGCAACTCTTTCTCCattaaaaacggggtttatcaattaTCTCATATAGATCGTTCTCACCTATTcatgaaaaatttagaaaaaataaatatagtttGATATAGAATCAATTAATCGGACTCCTATAATCACATTAGATTGGGACTATTATATATAATTCATTATCTATTATTGTCATCGTCAAGATGGGAGAAATCTTAACCACataaaattatgtatttattcttcaatttttttttcttatcaaaTAATAGGAAGAAGTCTTGGGTAATATTTACTATGAGAAATAATGAAATATCATTTACATAGTagagataaaatagaaatttgaaTCCAATTATTGACAACCGTGTATTTTATATCATAAGTCAAAGcttgagcttgttgattttttttcCTAGAAATGACCATAAATAGATAAATTGTGAAATGCGTTGAGGACCATATGAATGATATATGttttttaacaaaaatgttattcgtacactaaaattagtcactaaaaatagttatcaatatatttgtgtataaatatatatatgatttaatttatttttaatatgtgttTATATtcgaatatatattttatattagtaattgacTTTGGTGGTTAATTTTAATGTGCACGTAATATAGTCGTCTTTTCAAACAGATTTGGCTAGTATTAACTTTTTTTTCCCTTCATTTTGATAATATTCAATACACTTGAAAAAAATAGGCATGAATTTTGACTTTGATATTTGGTATGAATATATGATCTCTTTTGGGTtttaagataatatttttgaAGGAGATGATTGAAATTTTAAATCTATTTGGTAGTaagaattaaataataaataaaatttggatttaaattttctaaagtttgaatttcattttagaaagtaaagtgtgatcttctacccttgaataatttttctttcatatttatttttggtcccacctataaaattaatagtgagagatcacattttactctttaaagtgaaatttaaactttagagaatccaaattcaTAAAATTCTATATGGCTATCTTCATTATACTGTTGGCATAAGAGCAACTCcaatagaatttttttatatcaattctGACATTTATAgtaattaaattgatttaaaattaaaatttgcatcggctgcaatatttaaaataaaattggtattaataaagagagacggcatcaatttaaaaagattaattaaattttattatttagataatttattaaataaaataattaaaaataatataaattttaaattgagttGAGATCAAATATTTGAGTGATAAATCTCATTGAATCTCAAATTAATTTTTACCACAAATGTTTATGGTATTTTATGGgatccaaaataaaattaaactaaaaccaAATATTAGAAATGCTTTAATAATTACtgtttaaaaataacataaaattagaTTTAGTATCGcacaatacataaaaaattaatattataaatctTTTGTACATAAtcttttagataattaaaatattagatgggtttttgttttataattaattataaaataatttatataactcttaaataaacaaaattttatcaaaataaattctatgataataattataaaaaattaatttagcaatatatataaaatatatattaaagtatTTGCTCCTTTTGAATTTGTAAGTTATATTTTTCTTCATAATCACAGGAAGAGGTAATACTTGTGTTGTTACAGGAtcataattaaaaatcaataaataaagttCATCATATCTAATGTTTATTAGCTGTTTTTAAGTGTTgttatatttgattattttgtacGTATGGCACTAAAAACACTTATaatgtaaatataaatatttgtatTGTTTCAAAAGTTATTTGAAATTGggttatttttgagttttgaggTTCAGAAATTTTCTGTGCAGCATTCAATTTACGTTGGTGCCGAAGTGCTCATTCGAGTTCTTCATGAGTAGGTGGGGGATGGTATCTGCAAAAAACTCCAATGCTTAAGCTAGTAAAAATTTAAACAGGTTTTTGATAGATTGGGATATGAATATACCTAAGAAAtatcaatgtatttatagtaaaataaataataattttttagtatagTTTTACTTTTGATAATGGTGAATAACCAttctctttttataaaaaaagttgttgagattttttttcttaataaatagaaGATATTTTAGGAATTAGTTGCTTATTTAATAAGATAAGTAGAATTAAGCTGTTGTTCTGGTGCCCCGGCTTATATAAGTCGAGTAGGTGTAGTGAAGGCGGTATTTTTTTGTTCGCCTTTATTTGTTTTAGGTCTGACTTTTGTTTTTGGCGTAAGATATGAACATTTATATATGTTAAATGATGATTTATGGTATAAGTTTAATGTTCTTGTGTCAAAGCTAAAAagtagttaaaatttttttttgacaatCTTTAAGAAATGTAAGTGTTAttgattgattatatatatataatttaaatatttgtaattgaaaattgttattgttattattattattattacaattttaatatgtatattaattatatatagcctttaatttataattataatactTAATGATATATTGTAAACTCAATTAATTAAGGGTATCgattaaagaatatatatatatatatataaaagaaaatataggGGCGGAGCTAGGTGGTGGGAAAAGGGGGGCG includes:
- the LOC112711883 gene encoding uncharacterized protein; its protein translation is MMKRLPSRSNRSKGIRVKHVLQIVLLLGVCFWLIYQVKHNHDKKKEYDENDEKLLVQTQANQILKLGRKDLHPVKDEVNRNEKRDEEEEDENVVEDVVNKPEPTYEEDDDEGSKNETEESEDNKHEVRDQREEENKLDAEEQQEEDENKSEEMEDEGRGVGDDEIDENDQEKTEVGTDHDEEFVDEEKEKEKEEVDEKENENGEGEGEGKGELVENHNTREAREEHYKGDDASSAVTHDAHTTNTETEALSLGNSDVNLVTNKTKPENEATYSDESNSNQKDSDLKVTEGDLTRNPSNATSGIEGGNNTLSNPVDSSNLNNTATTNSNNHLEASSDMKNMTTEASNNLSGAGVDTLSSSDQNKTVILSESDHSQNSTRNTTISGDDRVQTDGLVQSDNRNRVSEENLHDSNATATVKTENGDASAGESLTLGSGESENARLLASNETGNGSRNEISDVSEGDNHEGNSGSEDEIFKGDSQTDEMSDESSANGTSDSVDGIDSSDDAKFRTDLDTLPDFRNEGENGGEIAAE
- the LOC112713078 gene encoding agamous-like MADS-box protein AGL61, with protein sequence MEMLKQKKKTTGRKRIEIKKLEKEANKQVTFSKRRAGMFKKASELCILCNAHVAIIVFSPADKLFCFGEPSTEAVVERYLKGAPDFEPMKSSERKKPVSCEEHNRKYEEAMKALELEKKNKADVEGFAKVWGRGEWWNEEIHEMSVEQLEQFLVAIYELRSRLLQRAAEIMMMHGML